A single genomic interval of Falsibacillus albus harbors:
- the clpB gene encoding ATP-dependent chaperone ClpB — MDISKMTISLQEGMISAQKDASRANHQEMDILHLWQTLLDQPESLMKNVYARLGLEKDSLTHYLQQHLSKKPTVTGAGVNGGQYISSNLQKLLETGEKIKETYQDEYLSVEHLLLGIMDQKNLPLVQFLEKNQITKRALENIISEIRGNQKVTSQNPEASYEALAKYGRDLVAEVKEGKVDPVIGRDQEIRNVIRILSRKTKNNPVLIGEPGVGKTAIVEGLAQRIVRKDVPEGLKDKTIFALDMSALIAGAKFRGEFEERLKAVLQEIKKSDGRILLFIDEIHTIVGAGKTEGAMDAGNMLKPMLARGELHCIGATTLDEHRKYIEKDPALERRFQQVLVQEPTPEDTISILRGLKERFEIHHGVNIHDRALVAAAALSDRYISDRFLPDKAIDLVDEACAMIRTEIDSMPTELDEVTRRVMQLEIEEAALKKEKDEASKERLAILKKELADLKEKADGMRAKWQKEKQSIQKVQGKREQIEKVRRDLEEAENEYNLNKAAELRHGKLPALEKELKQLENEMASQQDNKNRLLREEVTEEEIAGIVSWWTGIPLSKLVEGEREKLLKLESILHERVVGQDEAVSLVSDAVLRARAGIKDPNRPIGSFIFLGPTGVGKTELAKSLAQTLFDSEEQMIRIDMSEYMEKHAVSRLIGAPPGYVGYEEGGQLTEAVRRKPYSVILLDEIEKAHIEVFNILLQVLDDGRITDSQGKTVDFKNTVIIMTSNIGSHFLLDTEQSPEETKDKVMGQLRQHFRPEFLNRVDDVVLFNPLTIQNIKSIVSNLIKQLQKRLEEQHIFIEITEEAKESIAREAYDPVYGARPLKRYLQRMVETKLAKEIIAGNVHPYDSILINMRDGEMQVSVTSKTLTKRHSQ, encoded by the coding sequence ATGGATATTAGCAAGATGACAATATCATTGCAGGAGGGAATGATATCTGCACAAAAAGACGCTTCAAGGGCTAATCACCAGGAGATGGATATATTGCATCTTTGGCAAACTCTTCTGGATCAGCCGGAAAGCCTGATGAAAAATGTATATGCTCGTCTTGGACTTGAAAAAGACAGCTTGACTCACTATCTGCAGCAGCATTTAAGTAAGAAACCGACCGTTACGGGCGCAGGGGTAAATGGGGGACAGTACATCTCGAGTAATCTCCAAAAGCTTTTGGAAACGGGCGAGAAGATAAAGGAAACGTATCAGGATGAATATTTGTCAGTAGAGCATTTATTGCTCGGAATCATGGATCAAAAGAATTTGCCCTTGGTCCAATTTCTTGAAAAGAATCAAATCACCAAACGTGCACTGGAAAATATCATAAGTGAAATCAGGGGGAATCAGAAAGTGACCAGTCAAAATCCAGAGGCATCCTATGAGGCGCTTGCCAAATATGGAAGGGATCTCGTTGCGGAAGTAAAGGAAGGAAAGGTTGATCCTGTGATTGGGAGGGATCAGGAAATCAGGAATGTCATCCGCATCCTTTCCAGAAAAACAAAAAATAATCCTGTCTTGATCGGAGAGCCAGGTGTTGGAAAGACGGCCATCGTCGAAGGCTTGGCCCAGCGGATTGTCCGTAAAGATGTACCAGAAGGATTAAAGGATAAAACGATCTTTGCCTTGGATATGAGTGCGTTGATTGCCGGGGCGAAATTCCGGGGAGAGTTTGAAGAAAGGCTTAAGGCCGTACTGCAGGAAATCAAAAAAAGCGATGGGCGCATCCTTTTATTCATTGATGAAATTCATACAATCGTCGGAGCAGGGAAAACGGAAGGTGCGATGGATGCTGGAAATATGTTGAAACCGATGCTGGCTAGAGGGGAACTTCATTGCATTGGTGCCACAACGCTGGATGAACATCGAAAATACATCGAAAAAGATCCCGCATTGGAAAGAAGGTTTCAGCAGGTGCTTGTCCAAGAGCCGACGCCGGAGGACACCATTTCCATTTTAAGGGGGCTTAAGGAAAGGTTTGAAATCCATCACGGGGTCAATATCCATGACAGGGCATTAGTGGCTGCAGCAGCCCTATCAGATCGATATATATCCGATCGTTTCCTTCCTGACAAAGCCATCGATCTAGTCGATGAAGCCTGCGCCATGATCAGGACTGAAATCGATTCAATGCCGACTGAATTGGATGAAGTGACAAGAAGGGTCATGCAGCTTGAAATAGAAGAAGCGGCATTAAAGAAAGAAAAAGATGAAGCAAGCAAAGAAAGGCTCGCTATTTTAAAAAAAGAACTGGCTGACCTAAAAGAAAAAGCTGATGGCATGAGGGCGAAGTGGCAAAAAGAAAAACAGAGCATCCAAAAAGTCCAGGGAAAACGGGAGCAGATTGAGAAAGTAAGAAGGGACTTGGAGGAAGCTGAAAACGAGTATAACTTAAACAAAGCAGCTGAGCTCCGCCACGGAAAGCTCCCTGCCCTTGAAAAAGAATTGAAGCAGCTTGAAAATGAAATGGCATCCCAGCAGGATAACAAAAATAGGCTTCTAAGGGAAGAGGTGACGGAAGAAGAAATTGCAGGCATCGTTTCATGGTGGACGGGAATTCCTCTTTCCAAGCTTGTCGAAGGAGAAAGAGAAAAGCTGCTCAAATTAGAAAGCATCCTGCATGAACGGGTGGTTGGCCAGGATGAAGCTGTTTCCCTCGTCAGCGACGCCGTTCTTCGGGCAAGGGCTGGCATCAAGGATCCGAATCGTCCCATCGGTTCATTCATTTTCCTTGGCCCTACCGGTGTTGGGAAAACAGAACTTGCAAAATCATTGGCACAGACGTTATTTGACAGTGAAGAACAAATGATCCGGATCGATATGTCGGAATATATGGAAAAACATGCAGTTTCAAGATTAATCGGTGCTCCTCCTGGGTATGTAGGATATGAGGAAGGCGGACAATTGACTGAGGCCGTCAGAAGGAAGCCATATTCAGTCATCCTTCTCGATGAAATCGAAAAAGCCCACATTGAGGTTTTCAATATATTATTGCAGGTACTCGATGATGGCCGAATTACCGATTCTCAGGGAAAAACGGTTGATTTCAAAAATACCGTCATTATTATGACATCCAATATCGGATCCCACTTTTTGCTGGATACAGAACAATCGCCAGAAGAGACGAAGGATAAGGTGATGGGGCAGCTTCGTCAGCATTTCCGCCCGGAATTCCTGAATAGGGTTGATGATGTCGTACTATTTAATCCATTGACCATCCAAAACATTAAATCCATCGTATCAAACCTTATCAAGCAGCTGCAAAAGCGATTGGAAGAACAGCATATTTTTATTGAAATCACCGAAGAAGCAAAGGAGTCCATTGCAAGAGAAGCCTATGACCCGGTATATGGTGCGAGGCCTTTGAAGCGCTATCTTCAAAGGATGGTGGAAACAAAGCTGGCAAAAGAAATAATTGCTGGAAATGTTCATCCTTACGATTCCATCCTCATAAATATGAGAGACGGGGAAATGCAAGTATCAGTAACCAGTAAAACTTTAACGAAAAGACACAGTCAATAA
- a CDS encoding YjzC family protein, translated as MGQNHHFRAGQKAPNNGFYVEIGETGSMVKNPRKIKLKAGDRFPETANADRHWSYMRKP; from the coding sequence ATGGGCCAAAATCATCATTTTAGAGCTGGACAAAAGGCTCCCAATAACGGATTCTACGTTGAAATAGGTGAAACTGGCAGTATGGTGAAAAACCCAAGAAAGATCAAATTAAAAGCAGGGGATCGTTTCCCTGAAACAGCTAATGCAGACCGGCATTGGTCGTATATGAGAAAGCCATGA
- a CDS encoding metal-sulfur cluster assembly factor, giving the protein MDQDLKDNIMGALEQVVDPELGIDIVNLGLVYDAEMDDEGQTTVTMTLTSMGCPLAGTIVDQVKAALKDIPEVKSTEVNIVWNPPWSKDNMSRYAKIALGIR; this is encoded by the coding sequence ATGGATCAAGATTTGAAAGATAATATCATGGGTGCCCTTGAACAAGTGGTGGACCCTGAATTAGGCATCGATATTGTTAACCTGGGACTCGTTTACGATGCCGAAATGGATGACGAGGGACAAACTACAGTGACGATGACACTGACATCAATGGGTTGTCCTCTCGCTGGGACAATCGTCGATCAAGTAAAAGCTGCACTGAAGGATATACCCGAAGTGAAATCAACGGAAGTCAACATTGTTTGGAATCCGCCTTGGTCTAAAGATAACATGTCCCGTTATGCCAAGATCGCGCTAGGTATCCGATAA
- the yjfP gene encoding esterase — protein sequence MIQIHKETIRDIPLLHVVGGSAQNEALPLIFFLHGFTSAKEHNLHYAYLLAEKGFRVVLPDAHFHGERIQGLNQRELSFYFWKIVIQNIEELGILKDSFVNDGLADENRIGVVGTSMGAITTLGAISQYDWINTGVSLMGNGAYETFARSQIDYLRQNHVAIPLSEQELEHQFSILAQYDLSQQMEKLNGRPLLFWHGKKDPIVPFGPAYDFYEAISKYYVGKEDKLQFIVDEKADHKVTRHGLLKTVEWFEEHM from the coding sequence TTGATTCAAATACATAAGGAGACCATCCGTGATATTCCATTGCTCCATGTAGTGGGCGGGAGCGCTCAGAATGAAGCACTGCCATTGATCTTTTTCCTTCATGGGTTCACTTCAGCCAAAGAACATAATTTACACTATGCCTATTTACTTGCTGAAAAAGGCTTCCGGGTCGTTTTGCCCGACGCTCATTTTCATGGAGAACGCATTCAAGGATTGAATCAAAGGGAATTAAGCTTTTATTTTTGGAAGATCGTCATTCAAAATATAGAAGAGCTCGGAATATTGAAAGACTCATTTGTAAATGATGGACTGGCAGACGAAAATCGGATCGGTGTGGTCGGTACATCAATGGGGGCGATAACGACTCTGGGTGCCATTTCACAATACGATTGGATCAATACGGGGGTCAGCTTAATGGGAAATGGGGCATATGAAACATTTGCACGTTCCCAAATCGATTACTTAAGGCAAAATCATGTCGCCATCCCCTTATCGGAACAGGAGCTTGAACATCAATTTTCAATCTTGGCACAGTATGATTTAAGCCAGCAGATGGAGAAGCTTAATGGCCGACCGCTCCTTTTTTGGCACGGCAAGAAAGACCCGATCGTTCCGTTTGGACCAGCCTATGATTTTTATGAAGCCATTTCTAAATATTATGTTGGAAAAGAGGACAAATTACAATTTATAGTGGATGAGAAGGCAGATCACAAAGTAACGAGGCACGGATTGCTCAAAACAGTGGAATGGTTTGAAGAGCACATGTAA
- a CDS encoding Cof-type HAD-IIB family hydrolase, protein MPEKHLICLDLDGTLLTDKKTISDRTKTVISKAMEAGHKVIISTGRPYRSSEMYYKELNLNTPIVNFNGAFIHHPLDSKWGLYHSPLDIDVAKEIVDACQKYTIHNIVAEVMDEVYFHYHSEKLMDIFSLGNPDITTGDLRDYLTDSPTSLLIHAEESHVSEIREHLSTVHADLIDHRRWAAPWHVIEIVRNGIHKAVGVKKIAEYFNIPQQRIIAFGDEDNDLEMIEYAGIGVAMGNAIDNLKNIANEITLSNEDEGIAAFLEDRLNL, encoded by the coding sequence ATGCCTGAAAAACACTTGATTTGCCTGGATTTAGATGGAACATTATTGACAGATAAAAAAACAATCAGCGACCGTACCAAAACGGTCATTTCAAAAGCGATGGAAGCAGGACATAAAGTCATCATTTCCACCGGCCGCCCTTATCGCTCAAGCGAAATGTATTATAAAGAACTGAATTTGAATACGCCAATCGTCAATTTCAATGGGGCATTCATCCATCACCCATTGGACAGCAAATGGGGGCTTTACCACTCACCGCTCGATATCGATGTCGCCAAGGAAATCGTCGACGCTTGCCAAAAATATACGATACATAATATTGTCGCGGAAGTCATGGATGAAGTTTACTTCCATTACCATAGTGAAAAACTGATGGATATATTCAGCCTCGGAAACCCTGATATCACGACTGGGGACCTTCGGGATTATTTGACCGACAGCCCTACTTCTTTATTAATCCATGCGGAAGAATCGCACGTTTCCGAAATCAGAGAACATTTGAGTACAGTTCACGCCGACCTTATTGATCACCGGCGCTGGGCTGCCCCTTGGCATGTGATTGAAATCGTCCGAAATGGCATACACAAGGCTGTAGGAGTCAAAAAAATAGCTGAGTATTTTAACATCCCTCAGCAACGAATCATCGCTTTCGGCGACGAAGACAACGATTTGGAAATGATTGAATATGCAGGGATCGGTGTCGCCATGGGGAATGCCATTGACAATTTGAAAAATATCGCAAATGAGATCACCCTTTCCAACGAAGACGAAGGTATTGCAGCATTCCTGGAAGATCGATTGAACCTGTAG
- a CDS encoding DUF3813 domain-containing protein: protein MANRLFQQARNQVELAKQSRNLNDYDKAKNALSSAYANSTAAEQLQLRQMQQELDEL from the coding sequence GTGGCCAACCGACTATTTCAGCAAGCCCGGAATCAAGTGGAATTAGCGAAGCAATCCCGAAACCTTAACGACTATGACAAAGCCAAAAACGCTTTATCATCAGCCTATGCAAACTCTACTGCAGCTGAACAGCTTCAGCTTCGTCAAATGCAGCAGGAATTGGATGAGTTATAA
- a CDS encoding YitT family protein — MTRDVIWQETKKLIIVVVGALLNAIAMNHFLIPAKVYASGFTGVAQLLSNILTEYTPLNVSTGILLFLLNVPVTILGWRKIGKAFTLYSFVSVTCMTFFLELIPIEKHSPDILLNAVFGGVIAAVGVGITLKWGASTGGLDIVAMILSRMKDRPVGTYFFTLNAVIIITAGALYGSEKALYTLVTLYASTRVIDAIHTRHEKLTAMIITKKADELKTAIHDKMVRGITRVPAKGAFKGEDKEMLIIVITRYELYNLEQVIKEVDPNAFTNIVETAGIFGFFRKE, encoded by the coding sequence ATGACGAGGGATGTAATTTGGCAGGAAACGAAGAAGTTAATCATTGTCGTAGTCGGTGCATTATTGAATGCAATTGCCATGAATCATTTTTTGATTCCGGCAAAGGTTTATGCGAGCGGTTTTACAGGGGTGGCCCAATTATTATCCAATATTTTGACTGAATATACACCTTTGAACGTTTCCACAGGTATTTTATTATTTCTTTTGAACGTCCCCGTAACGATTTTGGGATGGAGGAAAATAGGCAAGGCTTTCACTTTATATAGTTTTGTGTCTGTTACATGTATGACCTTTTTTCTTGAACTCATTCCTATTGAAAAGCATTCCCCGGATATATTGTTGAATGCTGTATTTGGTGGGGTGATCGCAGCTGTAGGCGTAGGGATCACATTGAAATGGGGGGCTTCAACAGGAGGGTTGGACATTGTGGCAATGATCCTTTCCAGAATGAAGGATAGGCCCGTCGGTACATACTTTTTCACTTTGAATGCTGTCATCATCATAACTGCAGGCGCCCTGTACGGATCAGAAAAAGCATTGTATACACTCGTCACATTATATGCCTCAACAAGGGTGATCGATGCGATCCATACCCGCCATGAAAAACTGACAGCTATGATCATCACGAAAAAGGCCGATGAATTAAAGACGGCGATCCATGATAAAATGGTGAGGGGAATTACGAGGGTGCCAGCCAAAGGTGCTTTTAAAGGGGAAGACAAAGAGATGCTCATCATCGTCATCACACGGTATGAGCTTTACAATCTCGAACAAGTCATTAAGGAAGTCGATCCCAATGCCTTTACCAATATCGTCGAAACTGCAGGGATATTCGGTTTTTTCAGGAAAGAATGA
- a CDS encoding DegV family protein, giving the protein MAIQLLADSACDLPLSFFEENNATLIPLRVEIDSKEYDDLLSISPEQLYNHVREGKMPKTSQASPQVMQTIFRELAENKQPGIYIAFSSELSGTYQTAMMVHDQVMEDFPNLDLTIIDSKCASLGYGLVVMEAAKAIKNNGSREDILNDIRFFCQHMEHLFTVEDLEFLARGGRVSKASAFIGGLLNIKPLLHVEDGKLVPLEKIRGRKKLFKRMLELMKERGSDFEDQIIGISHGDDEEAAQQVKDMIFSELNVKDVYISMIGAAVGSHSGPGTIALFFLNQTKS; this is encoded by the coding sequence ATGGCCATACAATTATTAGCGGATAGCGCATGCGATTTACCTTTATCCTTTTTTGAAGAAAATAATGCAACGCTTATTCCATTAAGGGTGGAGATTGATTCCAAAGAATATGACGACCTTCTTTCCATCAGCCCTGAACAGCTTTATAACCATGTGCGTGAAGGAAAAATGCCAAAGACGTCTCAGGCATCCCCCCAAGTAATGCAAACCATCTTCAGAGAGCTTGCCGAAAATAAACAACCCGGCATCTATATTGCTTTTTCTTCAGAGCTTTCAGGTACATACCAGACAGCGATGATGGTCCATGATCAGGTCATGGAAGATTTCCCAAATCTTGATTTAACGATCATCGATTCCAAATGCGCCTCGTTGGGATATGGTTTAGTTGTAATGGAAGCTGCTAAAGCCATCAAGAACAATGGTTCAAGAGAAGATATTTTAAACGATATCCGTTTTTTTTGTCAACATATGGAGCACTTGTTTACGGTGGAAGATTTAGAATTTCTGGCCCGAGGCGGAAGGGTATCCAAAGCTTCGGCATTCATAGGCGGCCTGTTAAACATTAAACCGCTCTTGCACGTCGAGGATGGCAAGCTTGTACCATTAGAAAAGATCAGGGGAAGAAAAAAACTATTCAAGCGCATGCTGGAATTAATGAAAGAACGTGGAAGTGATTTTGAAGACCAGATTATTGGAATCAGCCACGGTGATGATGAAGAAGCTGCCCAGCAGGTGAAGGATATGATCTTTTCTGAACTGAATGTTAAAGATGTCTATATATCCATGATTGGAGCAGCGGTCGGTTCCCACTCAGGTCCGGGAACGATTGCCCTTTTCTTCTTGAATCAAACAAAATCTTGA
- a CDS encoding DUF3941 domain-containing protein, producing the protein MPHTSDNDKKAKDNNALLHEKNMEREKNRQKGKHQYSKKTDHL; encoded by the coding sequence GTGCCGCACACTTCAGATAACGATAAAAAAGCAAAGGACAATAACGCTTTGCTTCATGAAAAGAATATGGAACGGGAAAAGAACCGCCAAAAAGGAAAACATCAATACTCTAAAAAAACAGACCATTTGTAA
- a CDS encoding YajQ family cyclic di-GMP-binding protein — protein sequence MAKESSFDIVSKVDMAEVTNAVNIALKEIQNRYDFKGSKSDIKLEKDELVLLSDDEFKLGQLKDVLLSKLIKRDVPVKNLEYGKAENAFGGTVRQRAKLVQGIDKDNAKKINAIIKNSGLKVKTQTQDDQIRVTGKSRDDLQGIIAAIRNADLPIDVQFINYR from the coding sequence ATGGCTAAAGAAAGTTCATTCGATATTGTTTCAAAAGTGGATATGGCTGAAGTAACCAATGCGGTCAACATTGCATTGAAGGAAATCCAGAACCGCTATGATTTCAAAGGCAGCAAAAGTGATATCAAACTGGAGAAAGATGAGCTCGTGCTCCTTTCTGATGACGAATTTAAGCTGGGCCAATTAAAGGATGTTTTACTCAGCAAATTAATTAAGCGGGATGTACCTGTCAAGAACCTTGAGTATGGGAAAGCAGAAAATGCATTTGGCGGAACCGTCCGCCAGCGGGCAAAGCTTGTACAGGGAATCGATAAAGATAATGCCAAAAAAATTAATGCCATCATCAAGAATTCAGGCCTAAAAGTAAAAACACAGACTCAGGATGATCAAATTCGAGTAACAGGCAAAAGCCGTGACGACTTGCAGGGCATCATCGCCGCGATACGGAATGCCGATCTGCCGATTGATGTTCAATTCATAAATTATCGATAA
- a CDS encoding CoA-disulfide reductase: MTKHAVIIGGVAGGATAAAQLRRLDSNIKITIVEKGNHISYSNCGIPYFIGGVVEKREKILKETSEFAQKYDCDIRTASEATKINRNEKKITYKHIPSGKIESLDYDILIMSPGASPRIPDISGLPSQNAFTVKSIHDMDTIIDYMENTSPKNAAIIGGGFIGMEMAENLTISGLDVSIIERSEHVMGIMDADLAEVIQDELKKKGVSLFVNEDVISIDSDGRTLRCKSGREIAADMIILALGITPNNQLAIDAGLEIGEATNGILVNEYMQTNDPSIYALGDVVETWDPIFQMPKQVPLAWPAHRQAFIIANHINGENIAYSGTFGTAIIKIFDLTAAMIGHNKTSLKKMNKPFNTTAIESTSHASYYPKPGHLMMKVHYGPESRQIFGAQAVGTDGVDKRIDVLATAMKGNLTVDQLQDLELAYAPPYSSPKDPVNILGYKAK, translated from the coding sequence ATGACAAAACATGCGGTAATCATCGGCGGTGTTGCCGGCGGAGCCACTGCAGCTGCACAGCTGAGAAGATTGGATTCAAACATTAAAATTACGATAGTTGAAAAAGGCAATCATATTTCCTACTCGAATTGCGGGATTCCCTACTTCATTGGAGGCGTCGTAGAAAAACGCGAAAAGATTCTAAAGGAAACATCAGAGTTTGCACAAAAATATGACTGCGACATTCGAACAGCGAGTGAAGCAACCAAGATTAATCGAAACGAAAAAAAAATTACATACAAACACATTCCTTCCGGTAAAATTGAGAGCTTGGATTATGACATACTCATCATGTCTCCAGGTGCATCGCCGCGAATTCCTGATATAAGCGGCCTGCCCTCCCAAAATGCCTTCACTGTAAAATCCATACACGATATGGACACCATCATCGATTATATGGAGAACACCTCACCAAAGAACGCAGCTATCATCGGAGGAGGATTCATCGGGATGGAAATGGCGGAAAACCTGACTATAAGTGGCCTTGATGTCAGCATCATCGAACGGTCCGAACATGTAATGGGGATCATGGACGCAGATCTGGCAGAAGTCATTCAGGATGAGCTAAAGAAAAAAGGTGTATCGCTGTTCGTGAATGAGGATGTCATCTCTATAGATAGCGATGGTCGTACATTGAGGTGCAAAAGCGGCAGGGAAATTGCTGCCGACATGATTATTCTTGCACTTGGAATCACTCCCAATAATCAGCTGGCAATAGATGCAGGACTCGAAATCGGAGAAGCGACAAACGGCATCCTTGTGAATGAATACATGCAGACGAATGATCCATCCATTTATGCACTCGGTGATGTCGTGGAAACTTGGGACCCAATCTTTCAAATGCCAAAGCAAGTACCACTTGCATGGCCTGCACATAGGCAAGCCTTCATTATTGCCAACCACATTAATGGAGAGAATATAGCGTATTCAGGGACATTTGGTACAGCCATCATCAAGATTTTCGATCTGACCGCTGCCATGATCGGGCATAACAAAACGAGTCTAAAAAAGATGAACAAACCCTTCAATACCACTGCCATCGAATCTACATCGCATGCAAGCTATTATCCAAAACCCGGACATTTAATGATGAAAGTCCATTATGGACCTGAATCCAGACAGATATTTGGAGCCCAGGCTGTCGGAACAGATGGTGTGGATAAACGGATCGACGTGCTTGCGACAGCGATGAAAGGAAATTTGACAGTCGATCAGCTTCAAGATCTCGAGCTTGCTTATGCGCCGCCCTATTCTTCCCCAAAGGATCCAGTAAACATATTAGGGTATAAGGCGAAGTAA
- a CDS encoding SDR family oxidoreductase, translating into MNSNEQKQTFPPQHQNVQPGIESQMNPNPQSIDPAYKGSGKLAGKVAIITGGDSGIGRSVAIYFAKEGADIAIIYLDEHDDAQKTADLIKQDGCQCLLFSGDIGSETYCKDVVNKIHEHYGKIDILVNNAAEQHPQKSILDISTSQLEKTFRTNIFSFFHMTKAVLPHMKKGDAIVNTASVTAYHGNDQLIDYSSTKGAIVAFTRSLAMSLASQGIRVNGVAPGPIWTPLIPSTFTADKVSQFGANTPLGRAGQPFELAPAYVYLASNDSQYVTGQMIHINGGTIVNG; encoded by the coding sequence GTGAATTCAAATGAGCAAAAACAAACGTTTCCACCACAACACCAAAATGTACAGCCGGGAATCGAATCACAAATGAATCCTAACCCCCAATCAATCGACCCAGCCTATAAAGGCAGCGGCAAACTTGCCGGTAAAGTCGCAATCATTACAGGCGGCGACAGCGGAATCGGACGCTCGGTCGCAATTTACTTTGCAAAGGAAGGCGCCGATATTGCCATCATTTATTTGGATGAGCACGATGATGCACAAAAGACAGCTGACTTGATCAAGCAAGATGGCTGCCAATGCCTGCTATTCTCAGGGGATATCGGGAGTGAAACATATTGCAAGGATGTGGTGAACAAAATCCATGAGCATTATGGAAAAATCGACATTTTAGTCAATAATGCAGCCGAACAGCATCCGCAAAAAAGCATATTGGACATCAGTACATCACAGCTGGAAAAAACATTCCGTACAAATATCTTCTCCTTTTTCCATATGACAAAAGCCGTGCTTCCTCATATGAAAAAAGGTGATGCCATTGTCAACACCGCCTCAGTAACCGCTTATCACGGCAATGACCAGCTTATCGACTATTCATCAACCAAAGGAGCCATCGTGGCATTCACAAGGTCTTTGGCGATGTCCCTTGCTTCACAGGGCATCAGGGTGAACGGAGTAGCACCAGGACCTATCTGGACCCCGCTCATTCCTTCCACATTTACAGCAGACAAAGTTTCACAATTCGGTGCAAACACACCGCTGGGAAGGGCAGGACAACCGTTTGAATTGGCCCCGGCCTATGTTTATCTGGCCTCAAACGACTCACAATACGTCACAGGACAAATGATCCACATAAACGGAGGCACCATCGTCAATGGGTAA
- a CDS encoding LacI family DNA-binding transcriptional regulator: MAVTIKDVAKAANVAPSTVSRVIANHPRISERTKKKVREAMENLGYHPNFIARSLANQSTQVLGLVMPGSTEVFFQNPFFPTVLRGLSEGADEKQYALQLTTGKTEEEIYNGVVQMVQGGRVDGVVLLYSKVEDRLLMYLKERNFPFVMIGKPFKYVEEITHVDNDNFRATKEVAQYMLDLGHERIAFIGGDLNLVVTVERLLGYEKALRQAGIPLRDDYIIHEEFLREGGREAVNELMMLKEPPTALIVVDDLMALGVLNTLDEMNIRVPEDISIISFNNVLMTEMSKPPLTSVDINIFDLGFQAAKSLIQRIENPKEPIKRVIVPHEIVKRCSCSERNE; this comes from the coding sequence ATGGCCGTAACCATCAAAGATGTCGCTAAGGCAGCAAATGTTGCACCATCAACCGTTTCACGCGTCATCGCGAACCACCCTAGAATTAGCGAACGGACAAAGAAAAAAGTCAGGGAAGCTATGGAAAACCTGGGCTACCATCCGAATTTCATAGCTCGGAGCTTGGCCAATCAATCCACCCAAGTGCTTGGACTGGTCATGCCGGGATCGACGGAAGTGTTTTTTCAAAATCCTTTTTTCCCTACTGTATTGAGAGGGCTAAGTGAAGGGGCAGACGAGAAACAGTATGCACTTCAGCTGACAACAGGCAAAACAGAGGAAGAGATATACAATGGTGTTGTCCAGATGGTGCAAGGGGGCAGGGTGGATGGCGTCGTCCTGCTATACTCAAAAGTGGAAGACCGCCTTTTAATGTATCTGAAGGAGAGAAACTTCCCATTTGTGATGATCGGGAAACCCTTTAAATATGTAGAAGAAATCACTCATGTAGACAATGACAACTTCAGGGCAACGAAAGAAGTTGCACAATATATGCTTGATTTAGGCCATGAAAGAATAGCTTTTATCGGGGGAGATCTCAATCTTGTTGTGACGGTTGAGCGGTTGCTTGGGTATGAAAAGGCGCTTCGTCAAGCGGGTATTCCGCTGCGGGATGATTATATCATCCATGAAGAATTTCTGCGCGAGGGCGGAAGGGAAGCCGTCAACGAACTGATGATGCTCAAGGAGCCGCCAACAGCTCTGATCGTCGTTGATGATCTCATGGCGCTCGGTGTATTGAATACGTTGGATGAAATGAATATCCGTGTTCCTGAAGACATCTCGATCATCAGTTTCAATAATGTCCTTATGACGGAAATGTCCAAACCGCCATTGACATCGGTGGACATCAATATATTTGACCTAGGCTTTCAAGCTGCAAAATCATTGATCCAGCGGATTGAAAATCCAAAGGAACCGATTAAACGTGTCATTGTTCCGCATGAAATCGTCAAAAGATGTTCATGCAGTGAAAGAAATGAATAG